One window of Botrimarina mediterranea genomic DNA carries:
- a CDS encoding type I restriction-modification system subunit M, giving the protein MAKKKTTRKDKAAEAAPAAPTDLDYADKLWKAADTLRGQVDAAEYKHVVLGLLFLKYISDAFAARRDELAAELTADGIPEAQHAALLESRDEYAAENVFWVPKAARWEELQAQATSPKIATLIDDAVLAVEADNPSLKNKLPRDYARRGIEPIKLKSLVDLVADIGFKGGRDKARDTLGRVYEYFLGKFAQAEGKLGGEFYTPRCVVRVLVEMLEPYEGRVYDPCCGSGGMFVQSERFVEAHGGRRTDISIFGQESNPTTWRLAHMNVALRGIEANLGEKPADTFLANLHPDLRCDYLLANPPFNVSDWSGQLLRDDVRWKYGAPPVGNANYAWIQHFVHHLAVPNGKGGGVAGFVMANGSLSSNSGGEGDIRRSIVEADLVDCIVALPAQLFYTTGIPVCLWFLTRDKTGRNLRNGCPNRPRAVRARRCSSTPASSARCRRGRCASYRARRTPSCSRDRTTRGPTPILAASPTHSASGAASRRRSGGTRPQSQRVGTASGSTPTAPASARRRRSTTSRSTATSSRRAATSAPRMSRTTASRSRRSTRGWWRRLKSILR; this is encoded by the coding sequence ATGGCGAAGAAGAAGACCACCCGGAAGGACAAGGCTGCTGAGGCGGCCCCCGCGGCGCCGACCGACCTCGACTACGCCGACAAGCTCTGGAAGGCGGCCGATACGCTCCGGGGGCAGGTCGATGCGGCCGAGTACAAGCACGTCGTGCTCGGCCTTTTGTTCCTCAAGTACATCAGCGACGCCTTCGCCGCGCGGCGTGACGAGCTGGCGGCCGAGCTCACCGCCGACGGCATCCCCGAGGCGCAGCACGCTGCGCTTCTCGAAAGCCGCGACGAGTACGCCGCGGAGAATGTCTTCTGGGTCCCCAAGGCGGCCCGTTGGGAGGAGCTGCAAGCGCAGGCCACGAGCCCAAAGATCGCCACGCTGATCGACGACGCCGTGCTCGCCGTCGAGGCCGACAACCCCTCGCTGAAGAACAAGCTGCCGCGCGACTACGCCCGGCGCGGCATCGAGCCGATCAAGCTCAAGTCGCTCGTGGACCTCGTCGCCGACATCGGCTTCAAGGGGGGCCGCGACAAGGCCCGCGACACGCTCGGCCGCGTCTACGAGTATTTCCTCGGCAAGTTCGCCCAAGCCGAAGGCAAGCTCGGCGGCGAGTTCTACACGCCCCGCTGCGTGGTGCGCGTGCTCGTCGAGATGCTCGAGCCGTACGAGGGCCGCGTCTACGACCCGTGCTGTGGGTCGGGCGGCATGTTCGTCCAGAGTGAGCGCTTCGTCGAGGCCCACGGCGGCCGCCGCACCGACATCTCGATCTTCGGCCAAGAGTCGAACCCGACGACGTGGCGCCTCGCCCATATGAACGTCGCGCTGCGCGGCATTGAGGCGAACCTCGGCGAGAAGCCGGCCGACACGTTCCTCGCCAACCTGCACCCCGACCTGCGGTGCGACTACCTGCTCGCCAACCCGCCGTTCAACGTCAGCGACTGGTCGGGCCAGCTCTTGCGCGACGATGTCCGCTGGAAGTACGGCGCCCCGCCCGTGGGCAACGCCAACTACGCGTGGATCCAGCACTTCGTCCACCACCTGGCGGTCCCTAACGGGAAAGGCGGGGGCGTCGCCGGGTTCGTGATGGCGAACGGCTCGCTATCGAGCAACTCGGGGGGCGAGGGGGACATCCGCCGCAGCATCGTCGAGGCCGACCTCGTCGATTGCATCGTCGCCCTTCCCGCACAGCTCTTCTACACGACCGGCATCCCGGTCTGCCTCTGGTTCCTGACACGCGACAAGACGGGCCGCAACCTGCGCAACGGCTGCCCGAACCGGCCAAGGGCCGTAAGGGCGAGACGCTGTTCATCGACGCCCGCAAGCTCGGCGCGATGCAGACGCGGACGCTGCGCGTCTTATCGGGCGCGGAGGACGCCGAGCTGTTCGAGGGATCGCACGACCCGGGGCCCGACTCCGATATTGGCCGCATCGCCTACGCATTCCGCCAGTGGCGCGGCGAGCCGGCGCCGAAGTGGTGGGACGAGACCCCAATCTCAGAGGGTGGGCACGGCGAGTGGAAGTACACCGACCGCCCCGGCTTCTGCAAGGCGGCGACGATCGACGACATCGCGAAGCACGGCCACGTCCTCACGCCGGGCCGCTACGTCGGCGCCGAGGATGTCGAGGACGACGGCGAGCCGTTCGCGGAGAAGTACCCGCGGCTGGTGGCGGAGATTGAAGAGCATTTTGAGATAG
- a CDS encoding DUF4160 domain-containing protein produces MAEIEEHFEIGESLSAAIREKLADVGSDSREDDASEAAAGTDFFTSFTLHKKDGIQYAIRYRETNHHLPHIHAKYQSSEASIAIDGAEVIAGSLPPSKEPVARGWVVENGARLKEVWDKAKSGEDAKKHWLSPSKPKGPKNVS; encoded by the coding sequence GTGGCGGAGATTGAAGAGCATTTTGAGATAGGAGAGTCGCTGTCAGCTGCGATTCGAGAGAAACTTGCTGACGTGGGTTCCGACTCTCGTGAGGACGACGCTTCTGAAGCCGCAGCTGGCACGGATTTCTTCACCTCATTCACGCTGCACAAGAAGGATGGCATCCAGTACGCCATCCGCTATCGAGAAACAAATCACCATCTCCCTCATATTCATGCCAAATACCAAAGCAGTGAGGCTTCGATTGCGATCGACGGAGCAGAAGTAATCGCTGGGTCACTCCCGCCGTCGAAAGAGCCTGTAGCTCGCGGCTGGGTCGTGGAAAATGGAGCCCGCCTCAAAGAAGTCTGGGATAAAGCGAAGAGTGGAGAGGACGCGAAAAAACACTGGTTGAGTCCATCGAAGCCGAAGGGGCCAAAAAATGTCTCCTGA
- a CDS encoding restriction endonuclease subunit S: MYGTNGPVGWTDSPLANGPGVILGRKGAYRGVEYSKGPFFVIDTAYYVVPKSNLDMRWLYYAIKHHDLGGIDDGSPIPSTTRAAVYPRPLAVPRLQEQRAIAGVLGALDDKIEQNRRTAAGLEKLARAIFRAWFVDFEPVHAKAAGAKSFPGMPPAVFDSLPTRLVDSELGPIPEGWRVGPLRELCDLSKEQVTPMSHADELFDHFSLPAFDASRRPVTEPGFGIKSSKFIVPPGCVLISKLNPRIPRIWLPGESVGRRQIASTEFLVLQPKAGVSRERIYCQVGETSFLEALTQTATGTSNSHQRVKPQDFMATPVIHPSVTASGAFEHQVIPMMDRIQQMSDESRKLAELRDYLLPKLLSGEVRVKAASDEEAA, translated from the coding sequence GTGTACGGGACGAACGGCCCGGTCGGCTGGACCGATTCGCCGCTTGCTAATGGGCCGGGAGTGATACTAGGCCGTAAGGGCGCCTATCGGGGTGTTGAATACTCAAAGGGCCCGTTCTTCGTTATTGACACTGCTTATTACGTCGTACCTAAATCAAATCTCGATATGAGGTGGCTTTACTATGCGATTAAGCACCACGATCTAGGCGGCATAGACGACGGCTCACCAATCCCATCGACAACGCGAGCGGCTGTTTATCCGCGGCCGTTAGCTGTCCCGCGTCTTCAAGAACAACGCGCCATCGCGGGCGTGCTCGGCGCGCTCGACGATAAGATCGAGCAGAACCGGCGGACGGCGGCGGGATTGGAGAAGTTGGCGCGGGCGATCTTCCGGGCGTGGTTCGTGGATTTCGAGCCGGTCCACGCCAAGGCGGCCGGCGCCAAGTCCTTCCCCGGCATGCCCCCCGCCGTCTTCGACTCGCTGCCGACCCGGCTGGTGGACTCGGAGCTGGGGCCCATCCCGGAGGGATGGAGGGTCGGACCGCTTAGAGAGCTATGTGATCTATCGAAAGAGCAAGTCACGCCAATGAGTCATGCCGACGAACTGTTCGATCACTTCAGCCTCCCCGCCTTCGACGCATCGCGACGACCGGTCACCGAACCCGGGTTCGGAATTAAGAGCAGCAAGTTCATAGTACCGCCAGGTTGCGTGCTCATATCAAAGCTCAATCCGCGAATCCCCCGCATTTGGTTGCCGGGCGAGTCAGTCGGTCGCCGACAAATCGCATCGACAGAGTTCCTTGTCCTCCAGCCTAAGGCGGGAGTGTCCCGCGAACGGATATACTGCCAAGTCGGCGAAACGAGTTTTCTTGAAGCGTTAACGCAGACGGCAACCGGAACCTCGAACAGTCACCAGCGCGTGAAGCCGCAGGACTTCATGGCGACGCCCGTGATCCATCCCAGCGTCACGGCATCTGGCGCCTTTGAGCACCAAGTGATTCCGATGATGGACCGTATACAGCAGATGAGCGACGAGTCGCGAAAGCTTGCGGAGCTGCGGGACTACCTGCTGCCCAAACTGCTGAGCGGCGAGGTGCGGGTGAAGGCCGCGTCGGACGAGGAGGCGGCGTGA